The segment AAGATTTTCGTTTGGAATTGGATGTTAGCAAAATAAATAGAATTCAGCCTTAAAGACGAACGCTTTGTTGTGCTGGTGGAACGAGAATTCTATGTTGAGGGCACCCGCTCGCATGGGAGCGTTCTGAGAAGGGCATGAGACATGATAGGCATTTCCTACTGACTGTTGCCGATCAGGATAACGCTCGGAACTGGTTTTGAACGGCATTATTGTTGTTCGAAAAAGGCGTTCCCGTGAAAAGGTGAACAGACATCCCGAACTTGATTGTGAGTCTAAAGGTCGACTAAGGAGGATTCAATTGAATAATTCAGGGAACGACCATTCTCGATTCGAAAAGAAACTCCATGAATGCACCTTTGCATCGCGAATCTCCTCCCCGCATGACTTTCACGGCCGTTCTACTGACGTTGTCGATTTGTCTGTTGTGGGGTGGAAACCCGGTCGCAGTTCAATTTGCGGCTAAAAATCTGCCGCCATTATTAATCGCCAGTATTCGATTTCTACTGGCAACCGGGTTCATGTACTTCTGGTGTCGGCTGGGTGGTCATCGGATCAGTATTACCCGTCAGCAATTACCCTATGTTGTGGGGGGCGGTATTCTACTGTTCGTCCAGATTGGATTATTCCACCTGGGAATTGCCCGAACGTCCTCTTCTCATGCAACACTCCTGATTAATACGTACGTATTCTGGGTGATGGTTTTAGAATCATACTTACTACGCGCTGCGTTGCTTTCCCGTTGGAAAATTTCCGGTTTGATACTGGCTGCGATTGGAGTGGTCATCATCATTCTGTCGAGTCTGGGACAGAAAGAGCAGTTGGATCAACCAACCCTACGGGGGGATGTACTACTTGCATTCAGCGGATTGATGTTGGCCCTGAAAATTCTACTGACCAAAGCCGCGATGCCCAAAATTGCTTCGTCTCCCTTCATTTTCTGGCACGACCTTATCGGGATGTCGTTATTGGTCATCGCCAGTTTGACGTTTGAGACATGGCCCGGAATGGAGGCCTTTGACATGGTCTCCTGTGTGAGTCTGGCTTATCAGGGCTTATGCGTCGCCGGATTCTGTTTTGGAATGCAGGCCTATCTGTTGCAGAAGTACTCGGCCACCAGTATTTCGGTGTTCAGTTTTACCTCGCCGATCTTCGGGGTCATGCTGGGTGTGGCGATCCGCGGGGATGAATTCTCCGTCTGGTTTGGACTGGCGGCATTGCTGGTGGCGGGCGGAATTTACCTGGTCAACCGACCCGATTAGATTGGTGTGGTTTCCACGAATCATTGGATAGAATTGATCGAAGCTTCATCTAAGACCATCTGGAAATGAAGTTTCAATGTGCTTTAGATGAACTTGTGAAAGTGCTCTCGGTTCGGCTCATGACTTCTCTTATGGTTTTGCGAAATAATCCATTGAATGAAGGATCGACGGCAAACGCAGGATGGGTATGTCAACAAAGGTCCTACCATAAATACCGAGCCAATACGCAGGGAAGCGATGGTACAACACATGCTAAAAGAACAGTTGCAGAATCAGGAATGGTGGCAAAACAAATATCTGTGGGCGGCGATCCCCGTTCTAACATGGGGAGTTATTCAAGGAGTTGACCGGCAACCGGCAGACCCGGTGACTCCAATTGTGCTGAAGAATCAGGATCGATGCGAGCCGCTGGAACGAGAATCGGTTCGGTTGGGAACTTTCAATATCCATGGTTTCAAAGGCCGCGATGGGGTCGCTGATATTTTGCGAACGGAGAAGTCACTCGCAGAACTCGATCTGGTTGTATTGCAGGAGGCTCATGGAACGCCATTTGATATCTGGCAGGATGACGTAACGGAATTGGGCGAACAGATGCAGATGGCGTCTTGTTTTGCCGCCACAGAAGAGCGGTACTGGGGCGAGTCGTTTGGGAATGGACTCGTTACGAAAATTCCATTGAACCAAATCTGGCGTATTCCCCTACAGGGAACCCAAGGACGAAAGTTCCGCAATGCCCTGGTCACCTGCTTTGAATTAGAGGGTGAGCGAGTCAATCTGATCTCGGTTCATCTCGATAAACGACAGGATCAAGCAACTCAATTGGAAGCTGTTATCGAACTGTTCCGCTCGGTATCGGCCCCTGCGATATTATTGGGAGACTTCAATGCTCGCGTCGATAATCTACAGATAAGTGCATTGATCCACGCGGATGATGTTGATGAAGTTATCAGTGGCGATCAACATCCGTCAGACAAGGGCGTCGACTGGATATTTACTCGTGGATTGCGTGCCCGTCAGGCTGAAGTTCGCGAATTGGGAGCCTCTGATCATCCTGTTCTGTGCGGAGAATTCGAAATCATTCGTGAAGACGATCCAGCAACGACTCCCGTTCAGGTAACCCATGTACTGCCTGACGGATCACGCGTCAACTAAGGTCGTAGCGGACATGCTCCGAGTAGAGAATTGAAGTGGTGAGTCAGATTCCGAAGTCGTATTCATCAATGTTTTCGGCGGTGAATCGAATTGGTTCGGACATGATGATCGTTGTAGCGTCATCCGGATGAAGTTGGATCGGGCCGTACTTGGGGAGCTCTGTTCCTGATTCAATTTCCTTACCGGAAACCAGAGCATGAGCCACACGCACAGTCAGTTCGCCCAGTTGCTGGGGGTTCCACAAGTAGAAAGATTTAAGGACACCTTCTTTGATGTAGGGCTTCATTGATTTAGGGGTGGAATTGCCTACGAGGGCGATCTCGCCCACTTTGTTGGCTCGCTTGATCGCTTCG is part of the Polystyrenella longa genome and harbors:
- a CDS encoding endonuclease/exonuclease/phosphatase family protein; translated protein: MLKEQLQNQEWWQNKYLWAAIPVLTWGVIQGVDRQPADPVTPIVLKNQDRCEPLERESVRLGTFNIHGFKGRDGVADILRTEKSLAELDLVVLQEAHGTPFDIWQDDVTELGEQMQMASCFAATEERYWGESFGNGLVTKIPLNQIWRIPLQGTQGRKFRNALVTCFELEGERVNLISVHLDKRQDQATQLEAVIELFRSVSAPAILLGDFNARVDNLQISALIHADDVDEVISGDQHPSDKGVDWIFTRGLRARQAEVRELGASDHPVLCGEFEIIREDDPATTPVQVTHVLPDGSRVN
- a CDS encoding DMT family transporter, whose product is MNAPLHRESPPRMTFTAVLLTLSICLLWGGNPVAVQFAAKNLPPLLIASIRFLLATGFMYFWCRLGGHRISITRQQLPYVVGGGILLFVQIGLFHLGIARTSSSHATLLINTYVFWVMVLESYLLRAALLSRWKISGLILAAIGVVIIILSSLGQKEQLDQPTLRGDVLLAFSGLMLALKILLTKAAMPKIASSPFIFWHDLIGMSLLVIASLTFETWPGMEAFDMVSCVSLAYQGLCVAGFCFGMQAYLLQKYSATSISVFSFTSPIFGVMLGVAIRGDEFSVWFGLAALLVAGGIYLVNRPD